The following proteins are co-located in the Megalops cyprinoides isolate fMegCyp1 chromosome 15, fMegCyp1.pri, whole genome shotgun sequence genome:
- the rrbp1a gene encoding ribosome-binding protein 1a produces MDIYDPQTLGIVVFGGFMVISAIGIALVSTFSMKETSYEEALAKQRKELGKIQPARPEKKKKEKPSEKKSRNKKKEDKPNGKLPEPERAPEASETVSDSEPEPAPEPPVMPAAAPRPVLVEAPPAPSPKDKKKKEKKVAKVEPAPTQAAPPPKPAPVLEAVTKEVPVMAVPPVGAQQSAPAAAPTPAKVEEPKAEAPAKKKVASKKKAEPAVAADSVDAPLYLPYKTLVSTVSSMVFSEGEAQRLIEILTEKTGIVQDTWHTATQKGDPVAALKKQLEEKERQLAAEQEDAAAAKNRLRELSKELTAEKSKVAQVETRLSSQLSTREQELVALQARMQASYQDHVTETQQLNAKIQNLQDQLEKGPNAQLARLQQENSILRDALNQATSQTESKQNAELAKLRQDCAKLNMELGERNEALQAEELQRKALEAKVAAAEMQLAQLQAEQAESDRALQSRLEEVSEELRKSQSSSSALQADLEKAQQEAAALEELQTRVAGVEAELKDRCAQVEGLQAQLSQAEAEKAQLQEQMGTIETLLGASQSKEVEGETELPTKSAETGDLQKSLKEKEDQVTALEEELQKLKADVVQTEKANTAADNTTEVEQLQNSLKEKENQVTSLEEELQQLKHELERVKSTQSQPDSTAEGEQLQDSVTEEEKQEVSLEGQQEVKEVEQVKDTDTVLDNTAEMEELQKSLKEKESQVTSLEEELKQLKEHMKSENNEGVESSTFQTEVREVLQSLFPHISIETEQANWLQEFTQKAQETQSQQSQQSQETQQVTIQTTESSELLLKLKEAEDSQSTLQAECDQYRTVLAETEGMLKDLQKSVEEEELVWRAKINQSEEQLQKALEQVQALELAAEKMTLENQSTEQLKEQVMLLEAQLEKQLESATTDSQNYSEEMVQLKAMLGDSQSQLEVAQVEAQKQQEELALVRQHFSDVTEHVQNEEEASGLQSSQPEVEAEPEAEAEPEVEPEAEAEPEVEPEAEAEVEVEPEAEAEPEVKAEAGPEVEAEAEAEVEAEVEAEAEAEVEAEAEVESLPESEPEVVQEPSELQSQLEQTVDKLQGEESLRQQLSDEFEQAQKSVTDLQTQLEVLKAAGETPAPDTGDTAELKDEPAKENNTVNTIQDQLQGKDEIEEVKEGTSV; encoded by the exons ATGGATATCTACGACCCCCAGACTCTTGGCATTGTGGTCTTCGGTGGCTTTATGGTGATCTCAGCCATCGGGATCGCCCTGGTCTCCACCTTCTCCATGAAGGAGACCTCCTACGAGGAGGCCCTGGCCAAGCAGCGTAAGGAGCTGGGCAAGATTCAGCCGGCTCGCCccgagaagaagaagaaggagaagccGTCTGAGAAAAAGAGCCGCAACAAGAAGAAGGAGGACAAGCCCAACGGCAAGCTGCCCGAGCCGGAGAGAGCCCCCGAGGCTAGCGAGACGGTCAGCGACTCCGAACCCGAGCCCGCCCCCGAGCCCCCCGTCATGCCCGCCGCTGCCCCTCGCCCCGTCCTGGTGGAGgcgccccccgccccctcccccaaggacaagaagaagaaggagaagaaggtgGCCAAAGTGGAGCCCGCCCCCACCCAGGCTGCGCCCCCTCCGAAACCCGCGCCCGTGCTGGAGGCCGTCACCAAAGAAGTCCCCGTTATGGCTGTGCCCCCCGTAGGAGCCCAGCAGAGTGCCCCCGCTGCCGCCCCGACGCCCGCCAAGGTGGAGGAGCCCAAGGCCGAGGCTCCCGCCAAGAAGAAAGTGGCCTCTAAGAAGAAGGCTGAGCCGG CTGTGGCGGCAGACTCCGTGGATGCGCCCCTCTACCTGCCGTACAAGACGCTGGTTTCCACGGTGAGCAGCATGGTGTTCAGCGAGGGCGAGGCACAGCGGCTCATCGAGATCCTGACCGAGAAGACGGGCATTGTGCAGGACACCTGGCACACG GCCACCCAGAAGGGGGACCCTGTGGCGGCACTGaagaagcagctggaggagaaggagaggcagcTGGCCGCCGAGCAAGAGGATGCAGCCGCCGCCAAGAACCGCCTGAGGGAGCTGTCCAAG GAGCTGACTGCGGAGAAGTCCAAGGTGGCGCAGGTGGAGACTCGGCTGAGCTCGCAGCTGAGCACTCGGGAGCAGGAGCTGGTGGCCCTGCAGGCCCGAATGCAGGCCAGCTACCAGGACCATGTGACCGAGACCCAGCAGCTCAACGCCAAG ATCCAGAACCTGCAGGACCAGCTCGAGAAGGGACCCAACGCTCAGCTGGCCCGGCTGCAACAGGAGAACTCCATCTTGCGGGACGCCCTCAACCAGGCCACCAGCCAGACGGAGAGCAA GCAAAACGCGGAGCTGGCCAAGCTGCGGCAGGACTGTGCCAAGCTGAACATGGAGCTTGGGGAGAGGAACGAGGCCCTGCAGGcggaggagctgcagaggaagGCCCTGGAGGCCAAGGTGGCGGCTGCCGAGATGCAGCTCGCTCAGCTGCAG GCCGAGCAGGCGGAGAGTGACCGTGCCCTGCAGAGCCggctggaggaggtgagcgaggagctgaggaagagccagagcagcagcagcgccctGCAGGCCGACCTGGAGAAGGCCCAGCAGGAGGCGGCCGCTCTGGAAG AGCTTCAGACGCGTGTGGCCGGCGTAGAGGCGGAGCTCAAGGACAGGTGTGCCCAGGTGGAAGGCCTGCAAGCCCAGCTGAGCCAGGCGGAGGCGGAGAAGGCCCAGCTCCAGGAGCAGATGGGCACCATCGAGACCCTGTTGGGAGCGAGCCAGAGCAAAGAAgtggagggggagacagag CTGCCCACCAAATCAGCAGAGACCGGGGACCTGCAAAAGAG cctgaaggagaaggaggaccAGGTGACGGCACTGGAGGAGGAACTGCAGAAGCTGAAGGCGGATGTGGTGCAAACAGAGAAGGCAAACACA GCAGCAGACAACACGACAGAGGTGGAGCAGCTACAGAACAG TCTTAAGGAAAAAGAGAACCAGGTGACGTCACTGGAAGAAGAATTGCAGCAGTTGAAACATGAACTGGAGAGAGTTAAAAGCACACAGTCT caaccagacagcacagctgagggagagcagctaCAAGACAG TGTGACggaagaggagaagcaggaggtGTCTCTGGAAGGACAGCAGGAAGTCAAAGAAGTGGAACAAGtcaaagacacagacactgta CTTGACAACACAGCTGAGATGGAGGAGCTACAAAAGAG TCTTAAGGAAAAAGAGAGCCAGGTGACATCACTGGAAGAGGagctgaaacagctgaaagagCATATGAAGAGTGAGAATAAT gaAGGTGTGGAGTCTAGCACATTTCAGACCGAGGTCAGGGAGGTTCTTCAGTCACTCTTCCCACACATCTCCATAGAAACAGAGCAG gCTAACTGGTTGCAAGAAttcacacagaaagcacaggaaACTCAAAGTCAACAAAGCCAACAGAGCCAAGAAACCCAGCAAGTAACCATTCAAACCACAGAATCATCG GAGCTGCTCTTGAAactgaaagaggcagaggaTTCTCAGAGCACACTGCAGGCAGAGTGTGACCAATACAGAACCGTTCTGGCTGAAACC GAGGGTATGCTTAAGGACCTACAGAagagtgtggaggaggaggagcttgTGTGGAGGGCCAAGatcaaccaatcagaggagCAGCTCCAGAAG gctCTGGAGCAGGTGCAGGCTTTGGAGTTGGCTGCAGAGAAGATGACGCTGGAAAACCAAAGCACAGAACAG CTGAAGGAGCAAGTGATGCTTTTGGAAGCACAGCTGGAGAAACAGCTGGAATCTGCCACTACAGACAGCCAAAATTACTCTGAAGAGATGGTGCAG CTGAAGGCCATGTTGGGGGACTCACAGAGCCAGCTGGAGGTGGCCCAGGtagaagcacagaaacagcaagaAGAGTTGGCTTTG GTCAGGCAGCACTTCAGTGACGTGACGGAGCACGTGCAGAATGAGGAGGAGGCCTCTGGGTTGCAGAGCAGCCAGCCTGAGGTCGAGGCCGAGCCTGAGGCAGAGGCCGAGCCTGAGGTCGAGCCTGAGGCAGAGGCCGAGCCTGAGGTCGAACCTGAGGCAGAGGCCGAGGTCGAGGTCGAACCTGAGGCAGAGGCCGAGCCTGAGGTCAAGGCAGAGGCCGGGCCTGAGGTCGAGGCAGAAGCCGAGGCCGAGGTTGAGGCTGAGGTCGAGGCAGAAGCCGAGGCCGAGGTTGAGGCTGAGGCTGAGGTCGAGTCTTTGCCCGAGTCGGAACCTGAGGTTGTGCAGGAGCCCAGCGAG CTCCAGTCCCAGTTGGAGCAGACAGTGGATAAGCTGCAGGGTGAGGAATCTCTGAGGCAGCAGCTCTCAGATGAGTTTGAACAG GCCCAGAAGTCTGTCACTGACCTGCAGACGCAGCTGGAGGTGCTGAAGGCTGCAGGAGAGACCCCAGCCCCCGACACAGGTGACACCGCTGAGCTGAAG gaTGAACCCGCCAAAGAGAATAACACTGTCAACACTATACAGGACCAACTTCAGGGAAAG GATGAAATCGAGGAGGTGAAGGAAGGGACATCTGTTTGA